Proteins encoded within one genomic window of Loktanella sp. M215:
- a CDS encoding LicD family protein → MDTRRFRTLRALRGPHGPLSRIAMAGLAGLAVAALTGRAALAREVAGLFRRDRWVTGSHRLNWYLRHNAIGRVAGLQAPLFDPVTGMPPTAVDALQDWLAKGHDPRHRLARLNVLAHRIATAPDTATQAAAIAAFEDIATALVHDMPVADPKAAAAPAGPAPAFGLSEARAALIALRQIAMPWYVISGTFLGAVREGTFLAHDYDIDIGIHAEDFGDAAFRAQIAATKDLVLVNTSPHRDLALQPDGLWRDTPRPALYRLLHASGIGIDVFVHHRDGDLRWHGSAKHRWDNHDFALADYTIADLPVRGPADADRYLTENYGDWRTPVTRFNCSTGTPNVRFPFNPAALVEHLRIALRPHPAREAQIARLILWQEGHLHQRGAEGTRLAVVPQGAGRRRRIGIALRPPTPVGRR, encoded by the coding sequence GTGGACACACGCCGCTTTCGCACCCTGCGCGCGCTGCGCGGCCCGCACGGGCCATTGTCCCGCATCGCCATGGCCGGTCTCGCGGGCCTGGCCGTGGCGGCGCTGACCGGCCGCGCCGCCCTCGCCCGCGAGGTGGCGGGACTGTTCCGACGGGATCGCTGGGTGACCGGTAGCCACCGGCTCAACTGGTATCTGCGCCACAATGCAATCGGCCGCGTGGCGGGGCTGCAGGCACCGCTGTTCGATCCGGTGACCGGGATGCCCCCCACCGCCGTCGATGCGCTGCAGGACTGGCTGGCCAAGGGCCACGATCCGCGTCACCGCCTCGCGCGGCTGAACGTGCTGGCGCACCGGATCGCCACCGCGCCCGACACAGCCACCCAGGCGGCAGCGATCGCGGCCTTCGAGGATATCGCCACCGCCCTGGTGCACGATATGCCGGTCGCCGACCCAAAGGCCGCCGCCGCCCCCGCCGGCCCCGCCCCGGCTTTCGGCCTGTCAGAGGCCCGCGCAGCCCTGATCGCGCTGCGCCAGATCGCGATGCCGTGGTATGTCATCTCGGGCACGTTTCTCGGCGCGGTGCGCGAGGGCACCTTCCTGGCCCACGACTACGACATCGACATCGGGATCCACGCCGAGGATTTCGGTGACGCGGCCTTTCGTGCGCAGATCGCGGCGACGAAGGACCTGGTGCTGGTGAACACCAGCCCCCACCGCGACCTTGCCCTGCAACCGGACGGGCTGTGGCGCGACACGCCGCGGCCCGCACTCTACCGGCTGCTGCACGCCAGCGGGATCGGCATCGACGTCTTCGTGCATCATCGGGATGGTGACCTGCGCTGGCACGGATCGGCCAAGCACCGCTGGGACAATCACGACTTCGCCCTGGCCGACTACACCATCGCAGACCTGCCGGTGCGCGGCCCTGCCGACGCGGACCGCTACCTGACCGAGAACTACGGCGACTGGCGCACCCCTGTGACCCGGTTCAATTGTTCTACCGGCACCCCCAACGTGCGGTTCCCGTTCAATCCCGCGGCCCTGGTCGAGCATCTGCGCATTGCCCTACGCCCCCACCCGGCACGCGAGGCGCAGATCGCCCGTCTGATCCTGTGGCAGGAAGGCCATCTGCACCAGCGTGGCGCAGAGGGCACCAGGCTGGCCGTCGTGCCGCAGGGCGCGGGGCGCAGGCGGCGGATCGGGATTGCCCTGCGCCCACCGACCCCGGTAGGTAGGCGCTGA
- a CDS encoding sulfotransferase family 2 domain-containing protein, translating into MTLLSANGKLFYFAHIPKTGGSSVETAMRKAGARRALHFHKRLDFVRCNLQHMHAELFDTFVPPKFYDKGFCVIRHPIARLVSEYRWRQTLDQASLPFDPWVRRQIAAYAQNPYVLDNHMRPQHEFIGKKIKVFRFEDGIDVILGRLSVMTGLTLNPETHVRQPGVREPLTWSPETRALALRFYDADFAPLGYDYDTEISFLSLDR; encoded by the coding sequence ATGACCTTGCTCAGTGCCAATGGGAAACTGTTCTATTTTGCCCATATCCCCAAGACCGGTGGCAGCAGCGTCGAGACGGCGATGCGCAAGGCGGGGGCGCGGCGGGCGCTGCATTTCCACAAGCGGCTGGATTTCGTCCGCTGCAACCTGCAGCACATGCATGCGGAACTCTTTGACACTTTCGTGCCCCCAAAGTTCTACGACAAGGGGTTTTGCGTGATCCGCCATCCGATCGCCCGCCTGGTAAGCGAGTATCGCTGGCGCCAGACCCTCGACCAGGCGAGCCTGCCTTTCGATCCCTGGGTGCGCCGCCAGATCGCGGCTTATGCCCAGAATCCCTATGTGCTGGACAATCACATGCGCCCCCAGCACGAATTCATCGGCAAGAAGATCAAGGTGTTCCGCTTCGAGGACGGTATCGACGTCATTCTGGGCCGATTGTCGGTCATGACCGGCCTTACCCTCAACCCCGAGACCCACGTCCGACAGCCCGGCGTCAGGGAACCGCTGACCTGGTCGCCGGAGACCCGCGCGCTGGCATTGCGCTTCTACGACGCCGACTTCGCCCCGCTGGGCTACGACTACGACACCGAGATTTCGTTCCTCAGTCTGGACCGCTGA
- a CDS encoding CDP-glycerol glycerophosphotransferase family protein gives MPRLPDRITHSLVRLHLRLRRFDLYRSGYERAKSRVMQLLNRNTRAERLFCTHYIDTPLDPLVILYESFHASSVACSPAAICEAARRDPRCAGFTHVWVVDVPAAVPAHLRGQADVRIITRASDDYPRLLASAKYLVNNSTFPPWYLRRDGQVYLNTWHGIPLKTMFRDEKGAPARYANSQRNFLQASHIVLAGDYATDHLLGPAGIAPLGRRKTYHIGTPRIDRTLALRAARSADPAHRHILFAPTWKGVVGEPETQIPEIAAVIAALSQDGGPPVTLHVKAHNFNRDDLSALPAGTGGITTRPVPPDADINAVMADMDVVVTDYSSLLFDALAADIPTVLFVPDLETYRATRGLYIALDTLPATLCRTPEDLRRACAAPRAPSAFPADIVAAARAAYVAQEDGQASARALDLILRAGGHDAGPLPAPVSTSDKPVLAFMMGGFLRNGITTSALNLLSHIDTDRHDVMVLTDGAALHPEAWDLLNQVPDPIMVIHRTGRECYTSAERAAKSAFYDDNRLKDPARIALMERAMAREARRIIGPVALEAAIEFSGYRRMWAWIMAMADARRHIIYQHNDMVSERDLRFSLLEGVFFTYRYFDRIVAVSDETRDLNAANLSAYYGTATPVTVRNMIDLARIAEGRSADLPERPPAQTDTTAFITIGRCSAEKNHAMLLDAFAIVYARHPQARLTILGEGPLLEETRDRRDALGLAEVVRMPGFSDHALAWLDRSDCFVLPSRYEGQPMVILEALALDKPVIVTDIPGSRGALRGGYGFIAGGIEAEAFAEAMLDFIAGRIRFKSFDPAAYNTAALAEFNALLPTRKDIP, from the coding sequence GTGCCACGACTTCCCGACAGGATCACGCACTCCCTTGTCAGGCTGCACCTGAGACTGCGCCGGTTCGACCTCTACCGGTCGGGCTACGAGAGGGCGAAATCCCGCGTGATGCAGCTTCTGAACCGCAACACGCGGGCCGAACGGCTATTCTGCACCCATTACATCGACACGCCCCTCGATCCCTTGGTGATCCTTTACGAAAGCTTCCATGCCTCGAGCGTCGCCTGCAGTCCCGCTGCGATCTGCGAGGCGGCGCGACGCGATCCGCGCTGCGCGGGATTCACCCACGTCTGGGTCGTCGATGTCCCCGCGGCGGTGCCCGCGCATCTGCGCGGGCAGGCCGACGTGCGCATCATCACCCGGGCCAGCGACGATTATCCCCGTCTTCTGGCCAGCGCCAAATACCTAGTCAACAACTCCACCTTTCCGCCTTGGTATCTGCGCCGCGACGGCCAGGTCTATCTCAATACCTGGCACGGCATCCCGCTGAAGACGATGTTCCGCGACGAGAAAGGCGCCCCTGCGCGCTATGCCAACAGCCAGCGCAACTTCCTGCAGGCCAGCCACATCGTGCTGGCGGGCGACTACGCCACGGACCACCTGCTGGGACCGGCGGGCATCGCGCCGCTGGGGCGGCGCAAGACCTACCACATCGGCACGCCACGCATCGACCGCACGCTGGCCCTGCGCGCCGCCCGAAGCGCCGACCCGGCGCATCGCCACATCCTTTTCGCCCCCACCTGGAAAGGCGTCGTGGGCGAGCCGGAAACTCAGATCCCCGAGATCGCAGCCGTGATCGCGGCCCTGTCCCAGGACGGCGGGCCGCCGGTCACGCTGCACGTGAAGGCGCACAACTTCAACCGGGACGATCTGTCCGCCCTGCCCGCCGGCACCGGCGGGATCACCACCCGCCCGGTGCCGCCCGACGCCGACATCAACGCGGTCATGGCCGACATGGACGTGGTCGTCACCGATTACTCCAGCCTGCTGTTCGACGCGCTGGCCGCCGACATCCCCACCGTCCTCTTCGTACCGGACCTCGAGACCTACCGCGCCACGCGCGGGCTCTACATTGCGCTCGACACCCTGCCCGCGACCCTGTGCCGGACGCCAGAGGATCTGCGCCGCGCCTGCGCCGCGCCGCGCGCACCTTCAGCCTTTCCCGCCGACATCGTCGCCGCGGCCCGCGCCGCCTATGTCGCGCAGGAGGACGGCCAGGCCAGCGCGCGTGCGTTGGACCTGATCCTGCGCGCCGGCGGGCATGACGCAGGCCCGCTTCCCGCACCGGTCAGCACCAGCGACAAGCCGGTGCTCGCCTTCATGATGGGCGGCTTCCTGCGCAACGGGATCACCACCTCGGCGCTCAACCTGCTGTCGCACATCGACACGGACCGCCACGACGTCATGGTGCTGACCGACGGGGCCGCCCTGCACCCGGAGGCCTGGGACCTGCTGAACCAAGTGCCTGATCCTATCATGGTCATCCACCGGACCGGGCGCGAATGCTACACCTCCGCCGAACGGGCGGCCAAATCGGCCTTTTATGACGACAACCGGCTGAAAGACCCCGCCCGGATCGCGCTGATGGAACGCGCGATGGCCCGCGAGGCGCGCCGGATCATCGGCCCTGTCGCGCTGGAGGCCGCCATCGAGTTCTCCGGCTACCGCCGGATGTGGGCCTGGATCATGGCGATGGCCGATGCGCGCCGCCACATCATCTATCAGCATAACGACATGGTTTCGGAACGGGACCTGCGCTTCTCGCTGCTGGAAGGCGTGTTCTTCACCTATCGCTACTTCGACCGCATCGTCGCGGTCTCGGACGAGACCCGCGACCTGAACGCCGCAAACCTCTCGGCCTACTACGGCACGGCGACACCGGTGACCGTGCGCAACATGATCGACCTTGCGCGCATCGCCGAAGGCCGCAGCGCCGACCTGCCGGAACGGCCTCCGGCCCAGACTGACACGACCGCGTTCATCACCATCGGCCGCTGCTCGGCCGAGAAAAACCATGCCATGCTGCTGGACGCCTTTGCCATCGTCTACGCCCGTCATCCGCAGGCCCGCCTGACGATCCTCGGCGAAGGCCCACTGCTGGAGGAGACCCGCGACCGCCGCGACGCGTTGGGCCTCGCGGAGGTGGTGCGGATGCCAGGCTTTTCCGATCACGCCCTGGCCTGGCTCGACCGGTCCGACTGCTTCGTGCTGCCCTCGCGCTACGAAGGCCAGCCGATGGTCATCCTCGAGGCGTTGGCCCTGGACAAGCCGGTCATCGTCACGGACATCCCCGGATCGCGCGGGGCCCTGCGCGGCGGCTACGGCTTCATCGCCGGCGGTATCGAGGCCGAGGCCTTCGCCGAAGCGATGCTGGACTTCATCGCGGGCCGGATCCGTTTCAAGTCATTCGATCCTGCAGCCTACAACACGGCAGCGCTGGCCGAATTCAATGCGCTGCTTCCCACCAGGAAGGACATCCCATGA
- a CDS encoding adenylyltransferase/cytidyltransferase family protein: MKKVITYGTFDTLHYGHILLLQRARALGDHLTVALSSDAFNQIKGKASHFDYAQRHAMLEAIRYVDAIIPEDHWDQKRGDVTTHGIHVFTMGDDWAGKFDFLSDLCEVTYLPRTPSISSTAIKLIHSAPAR, from the coding sequence GTGAAGAAGGTCATCACCTACGGCACATTCGATACGTTGCACTACGGGCATATCCTGCTCCTTCAGCGCGCGCGCGCGCTTGGCGACCATCTGACCGTGGCGCTGTCCAGCGACGCCTTTAATCAGATCAAGGGCAAGGCCTCGCATTTCGACTACGCGCAGCGCCACGCCATGCTCGAGGCGATCCGCTACGTCGACGCGATCATCCCAGAGGATCACTGGGACCAGAAGCGCGGCGACGTGACGACCCACGGGATCCATGTCTTCACCATGGGCGACGACTGGGCCGGCAAGTTCGACTTCCTGTCGGACCTGTGCGAGGTGACCTATCTGCCCCGCACGCCCAGCATCTCCTCGACCGCGATCAAGCTGATCCACAGCGCCCCGGCCCGGTAG
- a CDS encoding rhamnan synthesis F family protein: MTPLPEAIAQAGLLDARWYAAGHPDVALTGLDPEAHFARFGLPLGRWPCPDLPARLAGLDGALRARVAKAYGLDTPAATLRDGSKQGSQQGPAGFDTAFYLQANPHIDHRNWRPCDHFMQVGWKDGRRPNPDFDVVWYEQTHGHTYDAATVNPLVHYRETGAALGLATMPPRPVRLDPATARPLPEAPRRACLFAGWDPDGRIDATVLRYLTNLARHADVFYLADCDMTPAELAKLDGIAQGAWARRHGAYDMGSYSLLARDLVGWDRLSTYDEVLLVNDSCYLVQPLDATLAMMRDRPCAWWGMQATKGMAGARALQPFPASERLPIAEIRGGLIDHFEDDPTYDFHIGSYFLALRSDIVADPRFRRVLDAVRPVRNKRVIVRRYEVGLTRFLIGLGYAFDTAVDHVTRDHPVYSAVAFDLLDAGFPLLKRFLMAANPFGITATAYWEAQLPRLGSVTPVAEIAAHLARVVPPETLVLNRQIMEPGSAPPPPLSDADFTALDAETPTYDHYWAFVAAAGDGRLPDDAARVLAAVADDPQRVKVILTRGRAIPQDGHAIVSQPLQSLAGQQMLARCRTVFVRGANGADLGWPLDSGRHDVIAQVPRPDAPSRPDPRAILTQVAGRATGSALLAGYARPDTKTPRSVAFLYDPRAMARNRTRLFARLDGLQQCGWTCVAMDIDHVARDVLTRVEAVCFIGLSAPLDRPPAQAAAAALHRRDLIEAVRGTGGLVVCDIDSPVAAWPVFAGSPQVQDAPLKANARAWHSAQTAELLDLADAVTVATPDLAQIMAGLLHPSQSIHVLPGSLPAGAMAARPRPARPGLHLCCAAGTALAARDLAGCLPGLRAALADHPDAVLHLVCAEEAAAIDLPEGQVRWHRAMPERMRQTFLAGMDLNLMPLEATAFNAACPATPVLEAACQGVPTLGSNLPALRVMIDDGVTGYLVPDPQDWADRLRDLLQDPAALRRTGAAARQAVVAAHDPAPGAAQLSDILDALLKETRNVG; encoded by the coding sequence GTGACACCGCTGCCTGAAGCGATCGCGCAGGCGGGCCTGTTAGATGCGCGCTGGTATGCGGCCGGGCATCCGGACGTCGCGCTGACCGGTCTCGACCCGGAGGCGCATTTCGCCCGCTTCGGCCTGCCGCTGGGACGCTGGCCCTGCCCCGACCTGCCGGCGCGCCTGGCCGGCCTTGATGGCGCCCTGCGCGCGCGGGTGGCAAAGGCCTACGGCCTCGACACCCCTGCCGCAACCCTGCGGGACGGGTCGAAGCAGGGGTCGCAACAGGGACCGGCTGGTTTCGACACGGCCTTTTACCTGCAGGCCAATCCGCACATCGACCACCGCAACTGGCGCCCCTGCGACCACTTCATGCAGGTCGGCTGGAAGGATGGCCGCCGTCCCAACCCCGATTTCGACGTGGTCTGGTACGAACAGACCCACGGCCACACCTATGATGCCGCGACCGTCAACCCGCTGGTCCACTACCGCGAGACGGGTGCCGCCCTCGGTCTTGCCACGATGCCGCCGCGCCCTGTCCGCCTGGATCCCGCAACCGCGCGGCCTCTGCCGGAAGCGCCGCGCCGGGCCTGCCTCTTCGCCGGATGGGACCCCGACGGCCGGATCGACGCCACGGTGCTGCGCTACCTGACGAACCTCGCACGCCATGCGGATGTCTTCTACCTGGCCGACTGCGACATGACTCCGGCGGAACTGGCCAAACTCGACGGCATAGCGCAAGGAGCCTGGGCGCGGCGTCACGGGGCCTACGACATGGGCTCCTACAGCCTGCTCGCGCGCGATCTGGTCGGTTGGGACCGGCTCTCCACTTATGATGAGGTGCTGCTGGTCAACGACAGCTGCTACCTGGTGCAGCCCCTGGACGCGACCCTGGCCATGATGCGGGACCGACCCTGCGCCTGGTGGGGGATGCAGGCGACCAAGGGCATGGCCGGCGCGCGGGCGCTGCAACCCTTTCCGGCGTCCGAGCGCCTGCCCATTGCCGAGATCCGCGGCGGCCTGATCGACCACTTCGAGGACGATCCGACCTACGATTTCCACATCGGCAGCTACTTCCTTGCCCTGCGCAGCGACATCGTCGCCGATCCGCGCTTCCGCCGGGTGCTGGACGCCGTGCGCCCGGTCCGCAACAAGCGTGTGATCGTGCGCCGTTACGAGGTCGGGCTGACCCGCTTCCTGATCGGGCTGGGCTATGCCTTTGACACCGCCGTGGACCACGTAACGCGGGACCACCCGGTCTACAGTGCCGTGGCCTTTGATTTGCTCGACGCGGGCTTTCCCCTGCTCAAGCGCTTCCTGATGGCCGCAAACCCCTTCGGGATCACGGCGACCGCCTATTGGGAGGCACAGTTGCCGCGGCTGGGCAGTGTTACGCCGGTGGCCGAGATCGCGGCGCATCTGGCGCGGGTCGTCCCGCCCGAGACGCTGGTCCTGAACCGCCAGATCATGGAACCCGGCTCAGCCCCCCCGCCACCGCTGTCGGACGCGGACTTCACCGCGCTCGATGCCGAAACGCCAACCTACGATCACTACTGGGCCTTCGTCGCCGCCGCGGGCGACGGGCGTCTGCCTGACGACGCTGCGCGGGTTCTGGCGGCGGTGGCCGACGATCCGCAGCGCGTCAAGGTGATCCTGACCCGCGGACGGGCGATACCGCAGGACGGCCACGCCATCGTCAGCCAGCCGCTTCAGTCGCTGGCCGGCCAGCAGATGCTGGCGCGCTGCCGGACCGTCTTCGTGAGGGGGGCCAACGGGGCGGATCTGGGCTGGCCTCTCGATTCGGGTCGTCACGACGTCATCGCGCAGGTGCCACGACCTGATGCGCCGTCCAGGCCGGACCCGCGCGCTATTCTGACCCAGGTCGCCGGGCGCGCGACGGGCTCCGCCCTGCTGGCGGGATACGCAAGACCGGACACCAAGACGCCGCGGTCGGTGGCCTTCCTCTACGATCCGCGCGCCATGGCGCGCAACCGCACGCGACTCTTCGCGCGGCTGGATGGCCTGCAGCAGTGCGGCTGGACCTGCGTCGCGATGGACATCGACCATGTCGCCCGCGACGTGCTGACCCGGGTCGAGGCGGTCTGCTTCATCGGTCTGTCGGCACCACTGGACCGCCCGCCTGCCCAAGCGGCCGCGGCGGCCCTGCACCGGCGCGACCTGATCGAGGCGGTGCGCGGCACCGGTGGCCTCGTGGTCTGCGACATCGACAGCCCGGTGGCCGCCTGGCCGGTCTTCGCCGGCAGCCCGCAGGTGCAGGACGCCCCGCTCAAAGCCAATGCGCGGGCCTGGCACAGCGCCCAAACAGCGGAGCTGCTGGACCTGGCCGATGCGGTGACGGTCGCCACGCCGGACCTCGCGCAGATCATGGCGGGGCTGCTGCACCCTTCGCAGTCCATCCACGTCCTGCCGGGCAGCCTTCCCGCGGGTGCCATGGCGGCCCGGCCACGGCCAGCGCGACCGGGGCTCCACCTGTGCTGCGCCGCCGGCACCGCCCTCGCGGCGCGCGACCTTGCGGGCTGCCTGCCGGGCCTGCGCGCGGCGCTGGCGGATCACCCGGACGCCGTCCTGCATCTGGTCTGTGCAGAGGAGGCGGCGGCGATCGATCTGCCGGAGGGCCAGGTGCGCTGGCACAGGGCGATGCCCGAACGCATGCGCCAGACGTTCCTGGCCGGCATGGACCTCAACCTCATGCCGCTCGAGGCGACGGCCTTCAACGCGGCCTGCCCCGCGACACCCGTCCTGGAGGCGGCCTGCCAAGGCGTTCCGACACTGGGCAGCAACCTGCCCGCCCTGCGCGTCATGATCGACGACGGCGTGACGGGGTATCTGGTTCCCGACCCGCAGGACTGGGCCGACCGTCTGCGAGACCTCTTGCAAGATCCGGCGGCGCTGCGCCGGACCGGCGCGGCCGCGCGGCAAGCCGTCGTCGCAGCCCATGATCCGGCCCCGGGGGCGGCGCAGTTGTCCGACATCCTGGACGCCCTTTTGAAGGAGACCCGCAATGTCGGATGA
- the rfbB gene encoding dTDP-glucose 4,6-dehydratase has translation MKILVTGGTGFIGSAVVLQAIRDGHQVINVDCLTYAAATASLDAVADHRSYAFAQVDIRDRAALDAVFADHQPDAVMHLAAESHVDRSIDGPAAFVETNVLGTFPMLEAARAYWVARARPASFRFHHISTDEVFGSLGETGMFDEDTRYDPRSPYSASKAGSDHLVSAWGETYGLPILLTNCSNNYGPRQFPEKLIPVTILNALAGKPLPIYGAGLNIRDWLYVEDHADALLTVLTQAAPGATYAIGGENEARNIDIVRSICAILDDRRPDHAPHADLITHVTDRPGHDARYAIDPARIRAELNWQPSLELQEGLARTVDWYLDNADWWQPLQQRAGVGVRLGTDTTATAQAAPHTAAS, from the coding sequence ATGAAGATCCTCGTCACCGGCGGCACCGGCTTCATCGGATCGGCGGTCGTGCTGCAGGCGATCCGTGACGGACATCAGGTCATCAACGTCGATTGCCTGACCTATGCGGCGGCCACGGCGAGCCTCGATGCGGTGGCGGATCATCGATCTTACGCCTTCGCGCAGGTCGACATCCGCGACCGCGCGGCACTGGATGCGGTCTTTGCCGACCACCAGCCGGACGCAGTGATGCATCTGGCGGCCGAGAGCCATGTCGACCGGTCCATCGACGGCCCCGCAGCCTTCGTCGAGACCAACGTGCTCGGCACCTTCCCCATGCTGGAGGCTGCGCGCGCCTACTGGGTGGCGCGGGCCAGGCCCGCCAGCTTCCGCTTCCACCACATCTCGACCGACGAGGTTTTTGGGTCACTGGGCGAGACCGGCATGTTCGACGAGGACACCCGCTATGACCCGCGCTCGCCCTATTCCGCCAGCAAGGCGGGGTCGGACCATCTGGTGAGCGCCTGGGGCGAGACCTACGGTTTGCCGATCCTGCTGACGAATTGCTCCAACAACTACGGACCCCGGCAGTTTCCGGAAAAGCTGATCCCGGTGACGATCCTCAATGCCCTCGCCGGCAAGCCTCTGCCGATCTACGGCGCGGGGCTGAACATCCGCGACTGGCTTTATGTCGAGGATCATGCCGATGCGCTACTCACCGTGCTGACGCAGGCCGCCCCCGGCGCGACCTATGCCATCGGTGGCGAGAACGAGGCGCGCAACATCGACATCGTGCGCAGCATCTGTGCCATCCTCGACGATCGCCGCCCGGATCATGCACCCCATGCGGATCTGATCACCCATGTCACCGACCGCCCGGGCCACGATGCGCGCTATGCCATCGACCCCGCGCGCATCCGGGCCGAGCTGAACTGGCAGCCTTCGCTTGAGCTGCAGGAGGGGCTGGCGCGCACCGTGGACTGGTATCTGGACAACGCCGACTGGTGGCAGCCGTTGCAGCAGCGCGCCGGCGTCGGCGTGCGGCTGGGCACGGATACCACCGCAACGGCCCAGGCTGCCCCGCATACGGCCGCCTCGTGA
- the rfbC gene encoding dTDP-4-dehydrorhamnose 3,5-epimerase has product MMETTDLDGVVTLTPRRFADSRGSFQETYNRDTLAGVGIDTVFVQDNQSWSREAGTVRGLHFQAPPQAQAKLVRVLVGEIFDVAVDIRAGSPTYGQWTGVTLSADNTMQLLIPAGFLHGFVTRVPDCLVAYKCSDTYAPACEGAVRFDDPDLGIDWGIPADQAVLSDKDAAAGSFADLDTPFTYEARP; this is encoded by the coding sequence ATGATGGAAACGACAGATCTGGACGGGGTGGTGACTCTGACCCCTCGCCGCTTTGCCGACAGTCGCGGGTCGTTTCAGGAGACGTACAACCGGGACACGCTGGCGGGTGTGGGGATCGACACGGTTTTTGTGCAGGACAACCAGAGCTGGAGCCGGGAGGCCGGCACCGTAAGGGGGCTGCATTTCCAAGCGCCGCCGCAGGCGCAGGCCAAGCTGGTGCGGGTGCTGGTGGGCGAGATCTTCGATGTCGCCGTCGATATCCGCGCGGGCTCGCCGACCTACGGCCAGTGGACCGGCGTCACGTTGTCGGCTGACAACACTATGCAATTGCTGATCCCGGCGGGGTTCCTGCATGGCTTCGTCACGCGGGTGCCCGACTGTCTGGTGGCCTACAAATGCTCCGACACCTATGCGCCCGCCTGCGAAGGGGCCGTGCGCTTCGACGACCCAGACCTTGGCATCGACTGGGGCATTCCTGCGGATCAGGCGGTCCTGTCGGACAAGGACGCCGCCGCCGGGTCCTTTGCCGATCTGGATACCCCCTTTACCTATGAGGCCCGCCCATGA
- a CDS encoding ABC transporter permease: MTATAARTPDPAEPTPLPGPPLQPRFVAVRSIVALMLREMASTYGNSPGGYLWAILQPVGMLVLLSVAFSLLVRAPALGTSFILFYATGFLPFDMYGDIAGKIAGALNYSRALLSYPRVSWIDPILARLLLNFLTLLMVFCIVITGIMLTDDTHTTIHMVPVIQGLVMSALLGLGVGLCNGVLGGLFPVWSMIWSILSRPLFLASGIFFTYESLPRFVQDILWWNPLIHVTGLVRRGFYSTYDGTYISMTYGYGVALVLILLGLIFMRAHYKRVLER; this comes from the coding sequence ATGACCGCGACCGCAGCCCGGACCCCCGACCCGGCGGAGCCGACTCCCCTGCCAGGGCCGCCCCTGCAGCCGCGCTTCGTCGCGGTCCGCTCCATCGTGGCACTCATGCTGCGCGAGATGGCGAGTACCTACGGCAATTCGCCCGGCGGCTACCTTTGGGCGATCCTGCAGCCGGTGGGTATGCTGGTCCTGCTGTCGGTGGCCTTCTCGCTGCTGGTGCGCGCGCCGGCGCTGGGGACGAGCTTCATCCTGTTCTATGCCACCGGCTTTTTACCCTTCGACATGTACGGCGATATCGCGGGCAAGATCGCGGGAGCGCTGAACTACTCCCGCGCGCTGCTGTCCTATCCGCGGGTCTCGTGGATCGACCCGATCCTGGCCCGGCTGCTTTTGAACTTCCTGACGCTTCTGATGGTGTTCTGCATCGTGATCACGGGCATCATGCTGACCGATGACACGCATACCACCATCCACATGGTGCCGGTGATCCAGGGCCTCGTGATGTCGGCCCTGCTGGGGCTCGGGGTCGGGTTGTGCAACGGCGTGCTGGGCGGGCTGTTCCCGGTCTGGTCGATGATCTGGTCGATCCTGTCGCGCCCGCTGTTCCTGGCCTCCGGGATCTTCTTCACCTACGAAAGCCTGCCGCGGTTCGTCCAGGACATCCTGTGGTGGAACCCACTGATCCATGTCACGGGCCTGGTCCGCCGAGGCTTCTATTCCACCTACGACGGCACCTACATCTCGATGACCTACGGCTACGGTGTGGCGCTGGTCCTGATCCTGCTGGGCCTAATCTTCATGCGGGCTCACTACAAGCGCGTGCTCGAACGGTGA